A genomic region of Vitis vinifera cultivar Pinot Noir 40024 chromosome 7, ASM3070453v1 contains the following coding sequences:
- the LOC100852714 gene encoding type IV inositol polyphosphate 5-phosphatase 7 isoform X2, with amino-acid sequence MRDEHSKKSKLSWPKTLVKKWFNIKNKAEDFQADDVVYGGGDEDWRNNFSEREACTIKKSKTERLSKRNSDRVRRGKIDLDSAHVTDVNNYRIFVATWNVAGKSPPGYLNLEDWLHASPPADIYVLGFQEIVPLNAGNVLGTEDNGPARKWLALIRKTLNSLPGTSGGCHTPSPIPDPIVELDADFEGSTRQKTSSFFHRRSFQSLSRSMRMDNEMSIPQPRLDRRFSVCDRVMFGHRPSDFDPNFRWGSSDDENGPGDSPGTMHFSPMSYSGSTSMEDRDRQPGHSRYCLVASKQMVGIFLTVWVKSDLRDYVRNMKVSCVGRGLMGYLGNKGSISISMSLHQTSFCFICSHLTSGQKDGDELRRNSDVMEILRKTRFPRVHGMGDENSPQTILEHDRIIWLGDLNYRIALSYRSAKALVEMRNWRALLENDQLRIEQRRGRVFEGWNEGKIYFPPTYKYSNNSDRYAGDDMHPKEKRRTPAWCDRILWYGRGLNQLSYVRGESRFSDHRPVYSIFLAEVESINRSRIKKSMSCSSSRIEVEELLPHSHGFTELNFF; translated from the exons ATGAGAGATGAGCACTCCAAGAAAAGCAAG CTTTCATGGCCTAAGACCCTCGTCAAGAAATGGTTCAATATCAAGAACAAAGCGGAAGACTTTCAGGCGGACGACGTCGTTTATGGAG GTGGTGATGAAGATTGGAGGAACAACTTCTCAGAGAGGGAGGCATGCACAATCAAGAAAAGTAAAACAG AGAGATTGAGTAAAAGGAACTCTGATCGGGTTCGGAGAGGGAAGATTGACCTTGATTCTGCCCATGTCACAGATGTGAATAATTATAG GATTTTTGTAGCTACATGGAATGTGGCCGGAAAATCTCCACCTGGTTATTTAAATCTAGAAGATTGGCTCCATGCCTCACCTCCAGCTGATATTTATGTTCTTGG GTTTCAAGAAATTGTTCCTTTGAATGCTGGTAATGTTCTGGGCACAGAAGACAATGGCCCAGCTAGGAAATGGCTAGCTCTTATCAGAAAAACTCTCAATAGTCTTCCTGGCACCAGTGGTGGTTGCCATACACCTTCACCAATCCCTGATCCCATTGTAGAACTAGATGCTGACTTTGAGGGATCTACGAGGCAGAAGACCTCGTCTTTCTTCCATAGACGATCCTTCCAATCCTTGAGTCGTAGCATGAGAATGGATAATGAAATGTCAATACCACAACCCCGACTTGATCGCCGGTTCAGTGTTTGTGACAGGGTTATGTTCGGGCACAGGCCAAGCGATTTTGACCCCAATTTCAGATGGGGTTCCTCCGACGATGAGAATGGACCTGGGGATTCACCAGGTACCATGCATTTCTCACCAATGTCTTACAGCGGGTCCACTTCCATGGAGGATAGAGATAGGCAGCCAGGCCATTCAAGGTACTGTTTGGTTGCCAGTAAGCAAATGGTTGGGATATTTCTCACTGTTTGGGTGAAGAGTGATCTAAGAGACTATGTTCGCAACATGAAAGTGTCTTGTGTGGGCAGAGGATTAATGGGTTATCTTGGGAACAAG GGTTCGATTTCAATTAGCATGTCTTTGCACCAAACAAGCTTTTGCTTCATCTGCAGTCATTTAACATCTGGGCAGAAGGATGGAGATGAGCTAAGAAGAAATTCTGATGTCATGGAGATCCTTAGAAAGACAAGATTTCCAAGGGTTCATGGCATGGGGGATGAAAACTCACCTCAAACAATTCTTGAGCATGA TCGGATTATTTGGCTCGGGGATTTAAATTACCGGATTGCCCTATCTTACCGATCTGCAAAGGCTCTTGTTGAGATGCGCAACTGGAGAGCATTGTTAGAGAATGACCAG CTGCGGATAGAACAGAGACGGGGCCGTGTCTTTGAAGGATGGAATGAAGGAAAGATATATTTCCCTCCCACATACAAATATTCGAATAACTCAGACAGATATGCAGGAGATGATATGCACCCAAAAGAGAAGCGAAGAACTCCTGCCtg GTGTGATCGTATATTGTGGTATGGACGAGGCCTCAATCAATTATCTTATGTTCGTGGAGAGTCTAGGTTCTCTGATCACAGACCAGTGTATAGCATATTTTTGGCAGAGGTTGAGTCTATCAACCGTAGCCGAATCAAGAAGAGTATGAGTTGTTCCAGTTCCAGGATCGAGGTAGAAGAGTTGTTGCCACATTCACATGGATTCACTGAACTCAATTTCTTTTGA
- the LOC100852714 gene encoding type IV inositol polyphosphate 5-phosphatase 7 isoform X1: MRDEHSKKSKLSWPKTLVKKWFNIKNKAEDFQADDVVYGGGDEDWRNNFSEREACTIKKSKTERLSKRNSDRVRRGKIDLDSAHVTDVNNYRIFVATWNVAGKSPPGYLNLEDWLHASPPADIYVLGFQEIVPLNAGNVLGTEDNGPARKWLALIRKTLNSLPGTSGGCHTPSPIPDPIVELDADFEGSTRQKTSSFFHRRSFQSLSRSMRMDNEMSIPQPRLDRRFSVCDRVMFGHRPSDFDPNFRWGSSDDENGPGDSPGTMHFSPMSYSGSTSMEDRDRQPGHSRYCLVASKQMVGIFLTVWVKSDLRDYVRNMKVSCVGRGLMGYLGNKGSISISMSLHQTSFCFICSHLTSGQKDGDELRRNSDVMEILRKTRFPRVHGMGDENSPQTILEHDRIIWLGDLNYRIALSYRSAKALVEMRNWRALLENDQQLRIEQRRGRVFEGWNEGKIYFPPTYKYSNNSDRYAGDDMHPKEKRRTPAWCDRILWYGRGLNQLSYVRGESRFSDHRPVYSIFLAEVESINRSRIKKSMSCSSSRIEVEELLPHSHGFTELNFF, encoded by the exons ATGAGAGATGAGCACTCCAAGAAAAGCAAG CTTTCATGGCCTAAGACCCTCGTCAAGAAATGGTTCAATATCAAGAACAAAGCGGAAGACTTTCAGGCGGACGACGTCGTTTATGGAG GTGGTGATGAAGATTGGAGGAACAACTTCTCAGAGAGGGAGGCATGCACAATCAAGAAAAGTAAAACAG AGAGATTGAGTAAAAGGAACTCTGATCGGGTTCGGAGAGGGAAGATTGACCTTGATTCTGCCCATGTCACAGATGTGAATAATTATAG GATTTTTGTAGCTACATGGAATGTGGCCGGAAAATCTCCACCTGGTTATTTAAATCTAGAAGATTGGCTCCATGCCTCACCTCCAGCTGATATTTATGTTCTTGG GTTTCAAGAAATTGTTCCTTTGAATGCTGGTAATGTTCTGGGCACAGAAGACAATGGCCCAGCTAGGAAATGGCTAGCTCTTATCAGAAAAACTCTCAATAGTCTTCCTGGCACCAGTGGTGGTTGCCATACACCTTCACCAATCCCTGATCCCATTGTAGAACTAGATGCTGACTTTGAGGGATCTACGAGGCAGAAGACCTCGTCTTTCTTCCATAGACGATCCTTCCAATCCTTGAGTCGTAGCATGAGAATGGATAATGAAATGTCAATACCACAACCCCGACTTGATCGCCGGTTCAGTGTTTGTGACAGGGTTATGTTCGGGCACAGGCCAAGCGATTTTGACCCCAATTTCAGATGGGGTTCCTCCGACGATGAGAATGGACCTGGGGATTCACCAGGTACCATGCATTTCTCACCAATGTCTTACAGCGGGTCCACTTCCATGGAGGATAGAGATAGGCAGCCAGGCCATTCAAGGTACTGTTTGGTTGCCAGTAAGCAAATGGTTGGGATATTTCTCACTGTTTGGGTGAAGAGTGATCTAAGAGACTATGTTCGCAACATGAAAGTGTCTTGTGTGGGCAGAGGATTAATGGGTTATCTTGGGAACAAG GGTTCGATTTCAATTAGCATGTCTTTGCACCAAACAAGCTTTTGCTTCATCTGCAGTCATTTAACATCTGGGCAGAAGGATGGAGATGAGCTAAGAAGAAATTCTGATGTCATGGAGATCCTTAGAAAGACAAGATTTCCAAGGGTTCATGGCATGGGGGATGAAAACTCACCTCAAACAATTCTTGAGCATGA TCGGATTATTTGGCTCGGGGATTTAAATTACCGGATTGCCCTATCTTACCGATCTGCAAAGGCTCTTGTTGAGATGCGCAACTGGAGAGCATTGTTAGAGAATGACCAG CAGCTGCGGATAGAACAGAGACGGGGCCGTGTCTTTGAAGGATGGAATGAAGGAAAGATATATTTCCCTCCCACATACAAATATTCGAATAACTCAGACAGATATGCAGGAGATGATATGCACCCAAAAGAGAAGCGAAGAACTCCTGCCtg GTGTGATCGTATATTGTGGTATGGACGAGGCCTCAATCAATTATCTTATGTTCGTGGAGAGTCTAGGTTCTCTGATCACAGACCAGTGTATAGCATATTTTTGGCAGAGGTTGAGTCTATCAACCGTAGCCGAATCAAGAAGAGTATGAGTTGTTCCAGTTCCAGGATCGAGGTAGAAGAGTTGTTGCCACATTCACATGGATTCACTGAACTCAATTTCTTTTGA
- the LOC100853829 gene encoding uncharacterized protein LOC100853829 isoform X1 — MHFSPPLLSLSLLCTILPLTYLNLNISQMPMKRPRVGRSLSFDDASFLSQVSPLAMGSPDLRWEKHSAIAAETASANGASDSAKILKPSELVADHQSRPKILTVASPETEKGKFDESFEGPIGGFLQKCYYCKKKIHENAEVFMYGYLHAFCTSDCRDRQIIFDKELEKASAKPIEAMNEHRRVSRMKNQFGFQLEKKAAP, encoded by the exons ATGCACTTTAGCCCTCCCCTTCTCTCACTCTCTCTGCTATGTACAATTCTACCTTTAACCTATCTAAACCTTAACATTTCTCAAATGCCGATGAAGCGCCCACGGGTTGGTAGGTCGTTAAGCTTTGATGATGCTAGTTTTCTTAGCCAGGTATCTCCACTGGCTATGGGGTCGCCGGACCTCCGATGGGAGAAGCACAGTGCTATAGCTGCAGAAACTGCTTCAGCTAATGGGGCAAGTGATTCAGCTAAGATTTTGAAGCCTTCAGAGCTGGTGGCGGACCACCAGTCTCGACCAAAGATTCTGACAGTGGCATCTCCAGAGACGGAGAAGGGGAAGTTTGATGAGAGTTTTGAGGGCCCCATTGGTGGATTCCTCCAGAAGTGTTACTATTGCAAGAAGAAGATCCATGAGAATGCTGAAGTTTTTATGTATGG TTACCTGCATGCATTTTGCACCTCTGACTGCCGTGACAGACAGATCATCTTTGACAAGGAGCTGGAGAAAGCATCTGCAAAACCAATAGAAGCCATGAATGAGCACCGCAGGGTGAGCCGTATGAAGAATCAGTTTGGTTTTCAACTGGAAAAGAAGGCAGCTCCATAG